One window of Papaver somniferum cultivar HN1 chromosome 9, ASM357369v1, whole genome shotgun sequence genomic DNA carries:
- the LOC113312621 gene encoding uncharacterized protein LOC113312621 produces the protein MDPIRLEFKLLDSAGLEYHRWVADVGTTFAAKDFTSTIKPSADPAPTTEKDIANALMFLKRHIDPNLRWGYHHLKTPKELWDALDSRFGNIHDSLIPRLNVLWNEIRFLDYVKVNDFQKDMLQIQARMDFCGKKLTDEEMIQKTLLTFPTSSMILANQYRLESCRKKKKVPEANHGNVNKWKDPKGKRARHSDSHPHDPYPREDNTSRGRGRKGHNRGRGRNGHSHDWHREGTSSHSGSDPKIEKTPVNPATKKAADGSAPCFKCRFTGHWYKHCKASANVAASYKKYREATKQEANYAKENIVTHDVNLTVSDFLGNGDFSPTMDVPDFSWA, from the exons GAGTTCAAACTTTTGGACTCAGCAGGACTTGAGTACCACCGTTGGGTCGCTGATGTGGGAACTACCTTCGCTGCAAAGGATTTCACCTCCACTATCAAGCCATCTGCGGACCCTGCTCCGACAACTGAGAAAGACATAGCTAATGCTCTTATGTTCCTCAAGAGGCACATCGATCCTAACCTTCGTTGGGGTTATCATCACTTGAAGACACCAAAAGAGTTATGGGATGCTCTCGATAGCCGTTTTGGGAACATTCATGATTCCTTAATACCACGATTGAACGTCTTGTGGAACGAAATCCGCTTTCTCGATTACGTAAAAGTGAATGATTTCCAAAAAGACATGCTGCAAATTCAGGCACGTATGGACTTTTGTGGAAAGAAACTTACTGATGAGGAAATGATTCAGAAAACCTTATTGACCTTTCCTACCTCGTCCATGATACTAGCAAACCAGTATCGTTTGGAG AGTTGTCGGAAAAAAAAGAAAGTTCCCGAAGCTAACCATGGAAATGTCAATAAATGGAAGGACCCTAAAGGAAAGAGAGCTCGACATTCGGATTCACATCCCCATGATCCATACCCACGTGAAGATAACACCTCTCGTGGAAGAGGACGTAAGGGACATAATCGAGGTCGAGGGAGAAATGGTCATTCTCATGATTGGCATAGAGAAGGAACTTCTAGCCATAGTGGTAGTGATCCTAAGATCGAGAAAACCCCTGTGAATCCCGCCACTAAAAAGGCTGCAGATGGAAGTGCGCCTTGTTTTAAGTGTAGATTCACCGGACATTGGTACAAGCATTGCAAGGCTAGCGCCAATGTAGCTGCGAGCTATAAAAAGTACCGGGAAGCTACCAAACAAGAGGCTAACTACGCAAAAGAAAATATTGTTACCCATGACGTTAACCTCACAGTCTCAGATTTCCTGGGAAACGGGGACTTTTCCCCAACAATGGATGTGCCTGACTTTTCCTGGGCCTAA